The Halogranum gelatinilyticum genome contains a region encoding:
- a CDS encoding AAA family ATPase, protein MPGTTTALVGATGGAGTTRTAVELAAMLARDGRDVAVLDAAYATQGLSHYVSGRIDPDLTTLVTESAEPLDAGLVDLDVDTSGRVACCPVSAPFERLARAKTADAAQRFEERVAEAAQRFDHVLVDTPPVAANQAVAAVTSVDRVVLVTPGTRHGADALQQMRGRLRDLDVTAAATLSTRGAIDDADATVPASDVTEPDDAPACLADSGEFAPAVAVATEVAVDEQLAIEFDDEGLRETVESYLPE, encoded by the coding sequence ATGCCCGGAACGACGACCGCACTCGTCGGTGCGACAGGTGGCGCGGGAACGACACGGACTGCCGTCGAACTCGCGGCCATGCTCGCCCGCGACGGCCGCGACGTGGCCGTCCTCGACGCCGCGTACGCGACACAGGGACTCAGCCACTACGTCTCGGGGCGTATCGACCCCGACCTGACGACCCTCGTCACCGAGTCGGCGGAACCGCTCGACGCTGGTCTGGTAGACCTCGATGTCGACACATCCGGCCGCGTCGCCTGCTGTCCCGTCTCTGCTCCCTTCGAGCGACTGGCGCGGGCGAAGACCGCCGACGCCGCCCAGCGGTTCGAAGAGCGCGTCGCCGAGGCCGCCCAGCGGTTCGACCACGTCCTCGTCGATACGCCGCCCGTCGCCGCGAACCAGGCTGTCGCGGCCGTGACGAGCGTCGACCGCGTGGTGCTCGTGACGCCCGGCACACGGCACGGCGCGGACGCTCTCCAACAGATGCGAGGGCGGCTCCGTGACCTCGACGTGACGGCGGCCGCAACGCTGTCGACACGAGGAGCCATCGACGACGCCGACGCGACGGTCCCCGCAAGCGACGTCACGGAACCGGACGACGCTCCCGCCTGTCTGGCCGACTCCGGCGAGTTCGCTCCCGCCGTCGCCGTCGCTACCGAGGTCGCTGTCGACGAGCAGTTAGCTATCGAGTTCGACGACGAAGGGCTTCGAGAGACAGTCGAGTCGTATCTCCCCGAGTGA
- a CDS encoding DUF7858 family protein, producing MGLADIAEGIEVTSEQRDRGLATVDDTDGSLVERFEPHADDLPCTPEAAATAVETHTTGTSVGESAERAGIAPMTAAKVLHRCGVAGVTPLSPMARDVLRDWLGGELSRTDALALTDATEAEFALATYIETHESVAELEEAVEGTLSPETNATVAKRDVLGETMSNPGSVR from the coding sequence ATGGGACTGGCGGACATCGCCGAAGGAATCGAGGTGACGAGCGAGCAACGCGACCGCGGGCTCGCAACCGTCGACGACACGGACGGCTCGCTGGTCGAGCGGTTCGAGCCACACGCCGACGACCTGCCGTGTACGCCCGAGGCGGCGGCGACGGCCGTCGAGACGCACACCACGGGGACGAGCGTCGGCGAGAGCGCGGAGCGAGCGGGAATCGCGCCGATGACGGCCGCGAAGGTGCTGCACCGCTGTGGCGTCGCGGGCGTGACCCCGCTGTCGCCAATGGCACGCGACGTGCTGCGCGACTGGCTCGGCGGCGAACTCTCGCGGACGGATGCCCTCGCGCTCACGGACGCGACGGAGGCGGAGTTCGCCCTGGCGACCTACATCGAGACGCACGAGAGCGTCGCCGAACTCGAAGAAGCGGTCGAAGGGACGCTGTCGCCGGAGACCAACGCGACGGTCGCGAAGCGAGACGTCCTGGGCGAGACGATGAGCAATCCCGGTTCAGTTCGCTGA